The following coding sequences lie in one Prochlorococcus marinus XMU1411 genomic window:
- a CDS encoding ribonuclease D, with protein sequence MTIENKNIDLLYSDLTKDLYNLYKKSSYLAIDTEAMGLIHGRDRLCLVQICNEMGKTSCIKIELNTSSSPHLKSLLEDDKITKIFHYARFDVAALKCNLEISTKNIFCTKIASKLARTYTNKHGLKDLINELLGIELDKSSQSSDWGSNEDLTKNQLDYAANDVRYLIEAMHKLKVILERENRYELAQKCFETVSVHADLDILKFSNIFEH encoded by the coding sequence ATGACTATTGAAAATAAAAATATTGATCTTCTTTATAGCGATTTAACTAAGGATTTATACAATCTTTATAAAAAATCATCCTACCTAGCTATTGATACCGAAGCAATGGGGTTAATTCATGGAAGAGATAGACTTTGTTTAGTACAAATCTGTAATGAAATGGGTAAAACATCCTGTATAAAAATAGAACTTAATACCTCTTCTTCACCTCATTTAAAATCACTTCTTGAAGATGACAAAATTACTAAAATATTTCACTATGCAAGATTTGATGTAGCAGCTCTAAAATGCAATCTTGAAATTAGTACAAAAAATATTTTTTGTACTAAGATTGCTAGTAAATTGGCAAGAACTTATACAAATAAACACGGTTTAAAAGATTTAATAAATGAATTACTAGGCATAGAACTGGACAAAAGCTCTCAAAGTAGTGATTGGGGTAGCAACGAAGATTTAACAAAAAATCAATTAGATTATGCAGCAAATGATGTTAGATATTTAATTGAAGCGATGCATAAATTAAAAGTTATCTTAGAAAGAGAAAATAGATATGAATTAGCTCAAAAATGTTTCGAAACAGTTTCTGTACATGCTGATTTAGATATACTAAAATTTTCAAATATATTTGAACATTAA
- a CDS encoding sensor histidine kinase, producing the protein MKSQITIKKIQELLIKGVQTIHVDDDSSRRMWWASLEVIQKDFLSQNYKHGGIWVASPLPAFNDKKFLNQFYGWLWSPEGFPYFQNENAGFLPVNNSDKIKKDFDLVSNYKVLNLSQEDGYEPFLMIITPNFQCILSIAGEKDKKILLMKCDEESLKLSIELMHAKLNQENYEEGVKFRNAINNLGNLNINNQFEKLFWPTLSAKLANISPNHNIQNSSKNDEKNVQITEAKLLRAISHEVRTPLATIRTLISSTLKKYKMDESMKNRLIQIDNECNEQIDRFGLIFNAAELVSNEVPSLNNLAKINLAEIFKKLAPLWKKQLNRRGISLKIDIPNQLPQILSDSEKLELMLTGLINKNTRGLKEGSTLILELRPAGQKLKLQLKVQKLGSNQKEILKKDNGSDIGPVLNWNPQTGSLQLSQNATQKLLASLGGHVTQRRDTGLTVFFPISDSK; encoded by the coding sequence ATGAAATCACAAATTACTATAAAAAAAATTCAAGAACTTTTGATTAAAGGAGTTCAAACTATACATGTGGATGATGATTCATCCAGAAGAATGTGGTGGGCTTCTTTAGAAGTTATTCAAAAAGATTTCCTATCTCAGAATTATAAACATGGGGGAATTTGGGTTGCCTCACCTTTGCCTGCTTTTAATGATAAAAAATTTTTAAATCAATTTTATGGATGGCTTTGGTCTCCTGAGGGTTTTCCATATTTTCAGAATGAGAATGCAGGTTTTTTACCAGTCAATAATTCAGATAAGATAAAAAAAGATTTCGATTTAGTTAGTAATTATAAAGTCTTAAATCTTAGTCAAGAAGATGGTTATGAACCTTTTTTGATGATAATCACCCCAAATTTTCAATGCATATTATCAATTGCAGGAGAAAAAGATAAAAAAATTCTATTAATGAAGTGTGATGAAGAAAGCCTTAAACTTTCAATTGAATTAATGCATGCAAAATTAAACCAAGAAAATTATGAGGAAGGAGTAAAATTTCGTAATGCAATCAATAATTTAGGTAACCTTAATATTAATAATCAATTTGAAAAATTATTTTGGCCAACATTATCGGCAAAATTAGCAAATATTTCTCCAAATCATAATATACAGAATTCTTCAAAAAACGATGAAAAAAATGTGCAAATAACTGAAGCAAAATTATTACGTGCAATATCTCATGAAGTAAGAACGCCTTTGGCAACAATAAGAACTCTTATAAGCTCTACTTTAAAAAAATATAAGATGGACGAATCAATGAAAAATCGTTTGATTCAAATAGATAATGAATGTAATGAACAAATTGATAGGTTTGGTTTAATCTTTAATGCAGCAGAATTAGTGAGTAATGAAGTTCCTTCGTTAAATAACTTGGCAAAAATTAATTTAGCCGAAATTTTTAAAAAGCTTGCTCCTTTATGGAAGAAACAATTAAATCGACGTGGGATTTCTTTAAAGATTGACATCCCCAATCAACTTCCGCAAATTTTGAGTGATTCTGAAAAATTGGAATTAATGTTAACTGGATTAATTAATAAAAATACTAGAGGATTAAAAGAAGGTAGTACATTAATTTTAGAATTAAGGCCAGCTGGTCAAAAACTTAAACTTCAATTAAAAGTGCAAAAATTAGGAAGTAATCAAAAAGAAATTCTAAAAAAAGATAACGGTTCTGATATTGGTCCTGTTTTAAATTGGAACCCTCAAACGGGTAGTTTACAACTTAGTCAAAATGCTACTCAAAAGTTGTTGGCTAGCTTAGGAGGGCATGTCACACAAAGGCGTGATACAGGTTTAACAGTTTTTTTTCCGATTTCAGATTCAAAATAA
- the rodA gene encoding rod shape-determining protein RodA → MFKRISLLNNRVFLQKKDNFNRGFLFSPLLIIPLFLVIISGFLIKSIQGDFLVSNYLGHILTGCLGYFLAFFISYIPLERIRKYLVPFYFCTLISLLLIYFFGISVSGAQRWLNLGIFSFQPSEVAKLSTVLTLALVLDKKIILTIKDLVLPLLVVVIPWLLIFFQPDLGTSLVLIVLTGVMLYWSQMPIEWILLLVFCIITSILYLTLPTLLIFWIPVIGYLAYRSSKKKIIFSALAISFHLLVAKFTPILWEYGLKDYQKDRLVLFLDPSRDPLGGGYHLIQSKIAIGSGGLFGTGLLQGKLTNLQFIPEQHTDFIFSALGEELGFVGCIIVLFLFFFLIKKLINTATIARTNFESLIVIGIASTFLFQIIINLFMTIGLGPVTGIPLPFMSYGRTSLVTNFISIGFVLSILKRSRSLRN, encoded by the coding sequence ATGTTTAAGAGAATTTCTTTGTTAAATAACAGAGTTTTTTTACAAAAAAAAGATAACTTTAATAGAGGTTTTTTATTTTCTCCGCTACTTATTATTCCCCTGTTTTTAGTTATTATTTCGGGTTTTTTGATAAAAAGTATTCAGGGTGATTTTTTAGTATCTAACTATTTAGGTCATATATTAACTGGTTGTTTAGGTTATTTCTTAGCATTTTTTATTTCTTATATACCGTTAGAGAGAATTAGAAAGTATTTGGTTCCATTTTATTTTTGTACTTTAATATCCTTATTACTTATTTATTTTTTTGGGATTTCAGTTTCTGGAGCTCAAAGATGGCTAAACTTGGGCATCTTTTCTTTTCAGCCTTCAGAGGTAGCTAAACTTAGTACTGTATTAACTCTTGCTTTAGTACTCGACAAAAAAATAATTCTAACAATAAAAGATTTAGTATTGCCCTTACTAGTAGTAGTTATTCCTTGGTTATTAATTTTCTTTCAACCGGACTTAGGTACCTCTTTAGTTTTAATTGTTTTGACAGGTGTAATGCTCTATTGGTCTCAAATGCCCATAGAGTGGATTTTGCTATTAGTGTTTTGTATTATCACATCAATACTATATCTAACCTTACCAACTCTTCTTATTTTCTGGATTCCAGTTATAGGATATCTTGCTTATAGATCTTCAAAAAAGAAAATTATTTTTTCTGCTCTCGCTATTTCGTTTCATTTATTAGTGGCAAAATTTACACCAATTTTGTGGGAATATGGCTTAAAAGATTATCAAAAAGATAGATTAGTTTTATTTTTAGATCCAAGTAGAGATCCATTAGGTGGCGGATATCATTTGATACAGAGTAAAATTGCAATTGGTTCTGGAGGATTATTTGGGACTGGTTTGCTACAAGGTAAGCTGACTAATTTGCAATTTATACCGGAACAACATACTGATTTTATATTCAGTGCTTTAGGCGAAGAATTGGGTTTTGTGGGGTGCATAATAGTTTTATTTTTGTTCTTTTTTTTGATTAAAAAACTTATTAATACTGCAACAATTGCTAGGACTAATTTTGAATCCCTAATTGTTATTGGAATAGCCTCAACTTTTTTATTTCAAATAATTATTAACTTATTTATGACTATCGGATTAGGACCAGTGACTGGGATTCCCCTGCCTTTTATGAGCTATGGACGAACGTCATTAGTGACTAATTTTATATCTATTGGATTTGTTTTATCTATTTTGAAACGCTCTAGATCATTAAGAAATTGA
- a CDS encoding photosystem I reaction center subunit II PsaD: MTETLVGQFPKHIGSTGGLLNSAETEEKYAIVWKSSKEQAFELPTGGAAIMHEGDNLMYFARKEQCLALGTQLRAFKPRIEDFKIYRIFPGGDTEFLHPKDGVFPEKVNEGREKVGHNPRRIGENPNPAGLKFTTKNTFD; encoded by the coding sequence ATGACTGAAACTTTAGTTGGTCAATTTCCAAAGCATATAGGAAGTACTGGGGGTTTATTAAACTCAGCAGAAACCGAAGAAAAATATGCAATTGTATGGAAAAGTTCCAAGGAACAAGCCTTTGAATTGCCCACTGGTGGGGCGGCTATTATGCATGAAGGTGATAATCTAATGTATTTTGCAAGAAAAGAACAATGCCTTGCATTAGGGACACAATTAAGAGCCTTCAAACCAAGAATTGAAGATTTTAAAATCTATAGAATTTTCCCAGGTGGTGATACTGAATTCTTACATCCAAAAGATGGAGTTTTCCCTGAGAAGGTTAATGAGGGTAGAGAAAAAGTTGGCCATAACCCCAGGAGAATTGGTGAAAATCCTAATCCAGCAGGGTTGAAATTCACAACTAAAAATACTTTTGATTAA
- a CDS encoding anthranilate synthase component I family protein, with translation MISSKKDSFLKAYKEGKNFIPITQTWPADLETPLSTYLKLSERDSHGVFLESVEGGENLGRWSIVATKPLWEAICYGEEIVKTWNDGKTKRYKGDPFNILRTWTNQYQSFMIDDLPSIGQLYGSWGYELINQIEPSVPINEIQDSNIPYGSWMFFDQLVVFDQIKRCITAVVYADITSVKESCIEDVYLNSISKIQKTRNLMKVPLKKDEFLDWNENENLNLDLKSNWNKKDFEDAVLSAKEYIRKGDIFQIVISQRFNTQVNNDPFNLYRSLRMVNPSPYMSFFDFGSWYLIGSSPEVMVKAEKNKNNQIVASLRPIAGTRPRGIDSQQDLELEKDLLKDPKEIAEHVMLIDLGRNDLGRVCEIGTVEVKDLMVIEKYSHVMHIVSEVEGILKNNTDVWDLLKACFPAGTVTGAPKIRAMQLIKHFEKDARGPYAGVYGSIDINGALNTAITIRTMIVKPLKDGKYDVSVQAGAGIVADSSPVNEYQETLNKAKGILKALACLGK, from the coding sequence ATGATCAGCTCAAAGAAAGATAGTTTTTTAAAGGCCTACAAAGAAGGTAAAAATTTTATACCTATTACTCAAACTTGGCCAGCAGATTTAGAGACTCCATTATCTACTTATTTGAAACTATCAGAACGCGATTCTCATGGTGTTTTCCTTGAGTCTGTTGAAGGCGGGGAAAATTTGGGCAGATGGAGTATTGTGGCTACTAAACCTCTTTGGGAAGCAATTTGTTATGGAGAAGAAATAGTTAAAACTTGGAATGATGGAAAAACAAAAAGATATAAAGGAGATCCTTTTAATATTTTAAGAACTTGGACAAACCAATATCAATCATTCATGATTGATGACTTGCCATCAATTGGACAATTATATGGTTCTTGGGGTTATGAATTAATTAATCAAATAGAACCAAGTGTTCCAATAAATGAAATACAAGACAGCAATATACCTTATGGTTCTTGGATGTTTTTTGATCAATTAGTTGTTTTTGATCAAATCAAAAGATGTATCACAGCAGTAGTTTATGCAGATATAACTTCTGTAAAAGAGTCTTGTATTGAAGATGTTTATCTAAATTCAATTTCTAAAATTCAGAAAACTAGAAATTTAATGAAAGTTCCTTTAAAAAAAGATGAGTTTTTAGATTGGAATGAAAATGAGAATTTGAATTTAGATCTTAAAAGTAATTGGAATAAAAAAGATTTTGAGGATGCAGTTCTTTCTGCAAAAGAATATATAAGAAAAGGAGATATCTTTCAAATAGTTATAAGTCAGAGATTTAATACTCAAGTTAATAACGATCCTTTTAATTTATATAGGAGTTTAAGAATGGTAAATCCATCTCCATATATGTCATTTTTTGATTTTGGCTCATGGTATCTGATAGGTTCAAGTCCTGAAGTTATGGTTAAAGCTGAAAAAAATAAAAATAATCAGATTGTTGCAAGCTTAAGACCAATTGCTGGGACAAGACCAAGAGGTATTGATAGTCAACAAGATCTGGAACTAGAAAAGGATTTATTAAAAGATCCAAAAGAAATAGCTGAGCATGTAATGCTAATAGATCTTGGTAGGAACGATCTTGGAAGAGTTTGCGAAATTGGTACTGTGGAGGTCAAAGATTTAATGGTTATTGAGAAATATTCACATGTTATGCATATTGTTAGTGAAGTTGAGGGGATCTTAAAAAACAATACTGACGTATGGGACTTGCTTAAGGCATGTTTTCCTGCTGGGACAGTAACCGGTGCACCAAAAATAAGGGCCATGCAATTGATTAAACACTTTGAAAAAGATGCTAGAGGACCTTATGCTGGAGTATACGGATCAATTGATATAAATGGTGCATTAAATACGGCAATTACAATAAGAACAATGATAGTTAAACCCTTAAAAGATGGAAAATATGATGTTTCAGTGCAAGCAGGTGCTGGAATAGTTGCTGATTCTTCTCCAGTAAATGAATATCAAGAAACATTAAATAAAGCAAAGGGAATACTTAAAGCATTAGCTTGTTTGGGTAAATAA
- the hemF gene encoding oxygen-dependent coproporphyrinogen oxidase, protein MLKEPPKNSREKTKNLLLTLQDKICSGLENVDGKGKFTEESWLRDEGGGGRSRVLKNGSIFEQAGVNFSEVQGKELPQSIISQRPEAKGHEWFATGTSMVLHPRNPYIPTVHLNYRYFEAGPVWWFGGGADLTPFYPYLSDVRNFHNEHKKACEKVNQDLHKVFKPWCDEYFFLKHRNESRGIGGIFYDYQDGSGNIYRGNNQNGEASKASQNIGRSDLNWDNLFSLAENCGQAFLPSYLPIIEKRASQTFASKEREFQLYRRGRYVEFNLVWDRGTIFGLQTNGRTESILMSLPPLARWEYGYKAKKDSREELLTSIFTKPQDWLNDKELEKFCMENNIFD, encoded by the coding sequence ATGTTGAAAGAACCTCCTAAAAACTCGAGAGAAAAAACTAAAAATCTCTTATTAACTCTGCAAGACAAAATTTGTTCGGGACTTGAAAATGTAGATGGCAAAGGGAAATTTACAGAGGAATCCTGGCTAAGAGACGAAGGTGGCGGTGGAAGATCAAGAGTATTGAAAAATGGTTCTATTTTTGAGCAGGCAGGCGTTAATTTCTCGGAAGTACAGGGAAAAGAATTACCTCAATCTATAATCTCTCAGAGGCCCGAAGCAAAAGGTCATGAATGGTTTGCTACGGGAACCTCTATGGTTTTACATCCTAGGAATCCCTATATTCCTACAGTTCATCTGAATTATAGATATTTCGAAGCTGGTCCTGTTTGGTGGTTTGGGGGAGGTGCAGACTTAACCCCTTTTTATCCTTATCTTTCTGATGTAAGGAATTTTCATAACGAGCATAAAAAAGCTTGTGAGAAAGTTAATCAAGATTTACATAAAGTTTTCAAACCATGGTGTGATGAATATTTTTTCTTGAAGCATAGAAATGAATCTAGAGGCATAGGAGGCATTTTTTATGATTATCAAGATGGTTCAGGCAATATTTATAGAGGAAATAATCAAAATGGAGAGGCATCAAAAGCTTCACAAAATATTGGCAGATCTGATTTAAATTGGGATAATTTATTTTCTTTAGCGGAAAACTGTGGGCAGGCATTCCTCCCTTCATATTTACCCATTATTGAAAAAAGAGCTTCTCAAACATTTGCATCGAAGGAAAGAGAATTCCAACTATATCGAAGAGGTAGATATGTCGAATTCAATTTAGTTTGGGATAGAGGTACGATTTTTGGACTACAAACAAATGGCAGAACTGAATCTATATTAATGTCCTTACCGCCTTTAGCTAGATGGGAATATGGATATAAAGCTAAAAAAGATTCTCGAGAGGAATTGCTCACATCAATTTTTACAAAACCCCAAGATTGGTTAAATGATAAAGAGTTAGAGAAATTCTGTATGGAGAATAATATTTTTGATTAA
- a CDS encoding Mrp/NBP35 family ATP-binding protein: MTTIEDANFALQKVLDAGSQKNVIELAWIKNVRVTIPRVIVTLSLPSFANSQRDRIVQEVRGVLLDFEDIDDVQIEIDNNPPKTESQNQSNAPELQKIDGIRHIIAVSSGKGGVGKSTIAVNLACSLAKLGLKTGLLDADIYGPNTPSMMGVAEQNPKVTEGSGSDQRLIPINKYGISLVSMGFLIEEGQPVIWRGPMLNSIIRQFLYQVEWNNLDFLVIDLPPGTGDAQISLSQSVPISGAIVVTTPQQVSLQDARRGLAMFKQLGVPLLGIVENMSVFIPPDMPDKKYEIFGKGGGKTLANENDLPLLAQIPIEIPLVDDSNKGVPISISQPNKESSVVFGNLAKLIKNQFVNA; encoded by the coding sequence ATGACCACAATAGAAGATGCGAATTTTGCTTTACAAAAAGTTCTAGATGCTGGATCACAGAAAAATGTAATTGAATTAGCTTGGATTAAAAATGTAAGAGTAACTATACCGAGAGTAATCGTAACATTATCATTACCATCATTTGCAAATTCTCAGAGGGATAGAATTGTACAAGAGGTTAGAGGGGTACTACTGGATTTTGAAGATATTGATGATGTCCAAATAGAGATAGATAATAATCCTCCCAAAACAGAATCTCAAAATCAGAGTAATGCTCCTGAGTTGCAGAAGATTGATGGAATTCGACATATCATAGCTGTTAGCAGTGGTAAAGGTGGAGTTGGAAAAAGTACAATTGCAGTTAATCTCGCTTGTTCTCTAGCTAAATTAGGCTTGAAAACTGGTTTGCTGGATGCGGATATATATGGACCTAATACTCCCTCAATGATGGGAGTCGCCGAACAGAATCCAAAGGTTACAGAAGGAAGTGGCAGTGATCAAAGGTTAATACCGATAAATAAATATGGAATTTCATTGGTATCAATGGGTTTCCTTATAGAAGAAGGTCAGCCAGTTATATGGAGGGGGCCAATGCTTAATAGTATTATCAGACAATTTTTGTACCAAGTTGAATGGAATAATCTTGATTTTTTGGTTATTGATTTACCTCCAGGAACAGGAGACGCTCAAATATCCCTTTCTCAATCTGTTCCTATCTCTGGAGCTATAGTTGTCACTACCCCTCAACAAGTTTCTTTGCAAGATGCAAGGAGGGGATTAGCTATGTTTAAACAACTCGGAGTACCTCTACTGGGAATTGTAGAAAATATGTCAGTATTTATTCCGCCAGATATGCCAGATAAAAAATATGAAATTTTTGGTAAAGGTGGTGGAAAAACATTAGCTAACGAAAATGACTTACCATTATTAGCTCAAATTCCTATTGAAATCCCTCTTGTTGATGATAGTAACAAAGGTGTACCAATCTCAATAAGCCAGCCCAATAAAGAAAGTTCTGTCGTATTTGGTAATTTAGCTAAATTAATTAAGAATCAATTTGTTAATGCTTAA
- a CDS encoding lipid-A-disaccharide synthase-related protein, producing the protein MSHSLLFICNGHGEDVIASEIIKRLLKKIKNKNIEVLPLVGNGDVFNSIKSKNFRKIGYLKELPSGGFSNQSLKGFVLDFFAGFLIDNLRNFLLVKQKSKHNCKIIAVGDFLPLLYAWSSECEFSFIGTPKSDHTWNSGPGWDFSDFYHKLKGSEWDPWEMFLMQSPRCKNLIMRDKITANNLNRKNIDAKYLGNPMMDFVKATNEKISNIISFKRIILLVGSRYPEALKNLDNFLNCLQDFDLSKDLVILLPLSINANVIQIQSYLNKYGFIKQSKVKFLIDEDSVWKKKDQYVVIGKGKFNSWASLAEVGLSNAGTATEQIAGLGIPSLSLPGPGPQFTKSFAKRQSRLLGGSVLVCKNKKILLKRLSLLLKGKVDRLEQVKIGKKRMGKSGASKKIVDAINLYLLS; encoded by the coding sequence GTGTCTCATTCTCTATTATTTATATGCAATGGTCATGGAGAAGATGTAATCGCATCGGAAATAATAAAAAGATTACTAAAAAAAATAAAAAATAAAAATATTGAAGTTTTGCCATTAGTAGGAAATGGAGATGTATTTAATTCCATAAAATCAAAGAATTTTCGTAAAATAGGATATTTAAAAGAGCTGCCTAGTGGAGGTTTTAGTAATCAAAGTCTGAAGGGATTTGTGCTTGATTTCTTTGCAGGATTTTTAATCGATAATTTAAGAAATTTTCTACTTGTAAAACAGAAGTCAAAACATAACTGCAAAATTATCGCAGTAGGCGATTTCTTGCCATTACTTTACGCTTGGAGTTCAGAATGCGAATTTAGTTTTATTGGAACTCCTAAAAGTGACCATACTTGGAATAGTGGACCAGGTTGGGATTTCAGCGATTTTTATCATAAGTTGAAAGGTTCAGAATGGGATCCATGGGAAATGTTTTTAATGCAATCTCCAAGATGTAAAAATTTAATTATGAGAGATAAAATTACAGCTAATAATTTGAATAGAAAAAATATTGATGCAAAATACTTAGGTAATCCAATGATGGATTTTGTTAAGGCAACAAACGAGAAGATATCAAATATTATTTCTTTTAAAAGGATTATTTTGTTAGTTGGAAGTAGATACCCTGAAGCTCTTAAAAATCTTGATAATTTTCTTAATTGTTTGCAAGATTTTGATTTGTCAAAGGATTTGGTAATACTTTTGCCTTTGAGCATTAATGCGAATGTGATTCAAATTCAAAGTTATTTAAATAAATATGGTTTTATAAAACAGAGTAAAGTTAAATTTCTAATTGATGAAGATTCAGTATGGAAAAAGAAAGATCAATATGTAGTGATTGGAAAAGGTAAATTCAATTCATGGGCCAGTTTGGCAGAAGTTGGCTTATCTAATGCAGGAACTGCTACAGAGCAAATTGCTGGCCTTGGAATTCCATCTCTTTCTCTACCGGGACCTGGACCACAATTTACAAAATCATTTGCTAAAAGGCAATCAAGATTATTAGGAGGTAGTGTTTTAGTTTGCAAGAACAAAAAAATTCTTTTAAAACGTTTAAGTTTACTTTTGAAAGGAAAAGTTGATAGGTTAGAACAAGTAAAAATTGGAAAAAAAAGAATGGGTAAATCCGGAGCAAGTAAGAAAATCGTAGATGCTATAAATCTTTATTTGTTATCTTAG
- a CDS encoding cofactor assembly of complex C subunit B, with translation MSYSLNSTLLLTILLAIGLFFFLRASSKDRTTIVEISSSQQPVKVLNGLCEWLNLRGWKQTGGDFEQRILIFKGQVVSSKFLAIFLGFLGGFGSCALGLVIIQIYPELGWWPILLGLIGGPLSGIVYFKKSAREEKFELRLMNKNENDSTFMRLRAHRDELISLENELGEKLQLKSDGSLFKTPI, from the coding sequence ATGTCCTATTCCTTAAATTCAACATTATTGCTAACAATTCTCTTGGCCATAGGATTATTTTTTTTTCTTAGGGCTTCCAGTAAAGATAGAACTACCATCGTTGAGATTTCATCTTCTCAGCAGCCAGTTAAGGTTTTAAATGGTTTATGTGAATGGCTTAATTTGCGGGGATGGAAGCAAACAGGAGGAGATTTTGAACAAAGAATTTTAATATTCAAGGGTCAAGTTGTTTCTAGTAAATTTTTAGCAATTTTTTTAGGTTTTCTTGGCGGTTTTGGTTCTTGTGCTTTGGGATTAGTAATTATTCAAATATATCCTGAATTAGGTTGGTGGCCTATTCTTTTGGGATTAATTGGTGGCCCTTTGTCTGGAATTGTTTATTTTAAAAAATCAGCAAGAGAGGAGAAATTTGAATTAAGGTTGATGAACAAAAATGAAAATGATTCAACTTTCATGAGACTAAGAGCGCATAGGGATGAATTAATCTCTTTAGAAAATGAACTTGGAGAAAAACTTCAATTAAAAAGTGACGGTTCTTTATTTAAAACACCTATTTAA
- a CDS encoding histidine phosphotransferase, whose amino-acid sequence MPFANNQRITRRRSSAGPTPPKRPIGNNSESFGRQAQGPRPTFLTLRDHGKVFVADLPNLSDGQLAHISKEANEVLNSLEKRLSDLENEPNVSNPENDTLIKASTKRDVTLRFIKSIEEEQEHRKNNPALRDAASESLPRTFLEVARHRLPGATFDSLLREALEACAVDESKSTEENQIIDEPKETVKIMDIPSSNTNASLVVSIDPGEDSKNDSI is encoded by the coding sequence ATGCCCTTTGCAAATAATCAAAGAATTACACGTAGACGTAGTTCAGCTGGCCCTACACCTCCAAAAAGACCGATAGGTAATAATTCTGAATCATTTGGTAGACAGGCTCAAGGCCCAAGACCAACTTTCTTGACATTAAGGGATCATGGGAAAGTTTTTGTAGCTGATCTACCTAATTTATCTGATGGTCAATTAGCGCATATTAGTAAAGAAGCTAATGAAGTTTTAAATAGTTTGGAAAAAAGACTTAGTGATCTTGAAAATGAACCTAATGTTAGTAACCCTGAAAACGATACGCTGATAAAAGCTTCTACCAAAAGAGATGTCACACTGAGGTTTATTAAATCAATAGAAGAAGAACAAGAACATAGAAAAAATAACCCAGCTTTACGAGATGCTGCATCTGAATCGTTACCGAGAACTTTTCTTGAGGTTGCTAGACATAGATTGCCTGGAGCAACTTTTGATTCGCTTCTTCGAGAGGCTCTTGAAGCTTGTGCAGTTGATGAGAGTAAGAGTACTGAAGAAAATCAAATTATTGATGAGCCTAAAGAAACTGTGAAAATTATGGATATACCCTCTTCCAACACTAATGCTTCACTAGTTGTTAGTATCGATCCAGGTGAAGATTCTAAAAATGACTCTATTTGA